The sequence below is a genomic window from Nocardioides oleivorans.
ACGACGTCGTGGTGCGCTTCGTCGTCGCAGCGACGGCGCGCAGCGCCGTGGCGTCGATCTGCACCGAGATGCCGAGCTCGCTCAGGTGGCCGAGGAGCGCCTTCAGGTGCTTCGGCTCGACACCGGCCTCGTCACTGGCACGACGTACGTCCTCGGGGGACACGGTGCCGGTGGGGGTGGCGCTGGCGACCAGGGCGGTGATGGAGGGGTGCGTGAGCACCTCTGCGGGGAGCAACTTGCGTGCGTGTGAGGACACGAACACCTCTCGTCAAGCAACTTCGGGCGCGGCAAGGCCCGGTGTCGTCAAGAGCCGCACCGTCATTCTGCCACGGTGTCCCCCACGTCTCGACATCCGGTGGGGGAAGTACCCCGTGTCGACTACGCCGGGTCCGTCGGCGCCGAGGCCTTGGCCGCGGCCTTCTTCGCCTTCTTGAAGTCGCGCACCTTCTGCAGCGAGTCGGCGTCGACGACGTCGGCCACCGAGCGGTGCCCCTCGAGGGCGTAGTCGCCGACGACCGCCTCCCAGCCGTCGGGACGTACGTCGAGCCGCTTGGCCAGCAGGGCCACGAAGATCTGGGCCTTCTGCTTGCCGAACCCCGGCAGCGCCATCACGCGCTTGAGCAGGTCCTTGCCGTCGGCGGCCTCGGTCCACAGCCGCGAGGCGTCACCGCCGTAGGTCTCCTCGACGATCCGGGCGACCTCCTGCACGCGGGTGGCCATCGAGCCCGGGAACCGGTGGATGGCCGGCGGCGTGGACGCCATGGCGGCGAACTCCTCGGGGTCCGCCGACGCGATCGCACCGGGCTCGAACGTCCCCATCCGGTCGAGCACCTTCGCCGGCCCACGGAACGCGTGCTCCATGGGGTACTGCTGGTCGAGCATCATGCCGATCAGCAGTGCGAAGGCGGAGTCGTCGAGGACCTTGTCGGCGGCCGGGTCGCCGGTGATCTGGAAGCCCATGGGGACATCCTCCCCGATGGCCTACTGGGCCTTGACCGCGAGGACCGGGCAGGGGGCGTCGAGGAGGACGCGCTGGGCGTTGCTGCCGAGGATGAGCTTGCCGACGGGCGAGCGACGGCGCAGGCCGATGACGAGGAGCTCGGCGTTGTTGGCCTCGGCGATGCTGATCAGGTCCTCGGCGGGCTCGAAGCCGCGCACGAGCTGGCGGATGTCGTGCTCGACCCCGGACTCCGCGAGCGTCGTGCGGATCGTCGCCATCTCGTCCTCGGCCGCGCGCGCGGCCGGGCCATCGAACTCCTGTCCACCGCGGTGGGAGTTGACCACCACGAGCTTGCTGCCCCGCAGCTTCGCCTCGTTGATGCCGGCGGCGAGGGCGGCTTCGCCCTCGGGCTTGGGGACGTATCCGACGACGACGGTGCCCATGGTGTCTCCTCTCGTGGCCGCAGGCGGATCGCCGCGCAGCCTGCTGGAACCGTAACGGAAACGCGCGGGCTTGGGCAGCCTGTGGAGACGCGTGCCGGACGGCGTGGCCTGCGGCAGGGTGGTCGGGTGCCTGCGCCCGCGACGACCCGGACGTCGCTTCACCCTGCCCTGCAGGCACCCATCGACCGGCACACCCACGTGGTGCTGCGCCACGCGGTGCTCGACCTCCTCGAGACCGACTCCCGGCGCTGCTTCCCGAGCGTGCTGCACGCGGGGGTCCCCGGACGCTGCACCTGGCACGTCGACGAGTCGGCGGCCCCGGGCGCCGAGGCCGGTGCCGACCCCGGCGCAGGGATGCGCGCCGACGTCGTCCTGGCCCTGCTCCGACGTGCGTCCGTGCTGACGCCGAGGCCCTGCCTCTGGCTCACCCGTCCGGGCGAGCTGACCCCCCACGACACCGACCTCCGGTGGCTCGGCCCGTCGGCCTGGGCCGCCTCGGCCCTCGGCATGCCGGTCGGCCTCGTGGTGGTGACCAGGCGGGGCTGGTTCGACCCGGTCAGCGGCGTACGACGCGAGTGGCGCCGGCTGCGGCGCCGCTGAGCCCCGGGTCCGACGTGCCGGTCAGTCCCAGAGGTGGACGGGCTCGTTGCTGTGCATCCGCTCGCGGTAGTCGAGGAGCGTCCTGCGCAGGGCGTCGAAGCGGTCCGCTCCCCCGCGCTGGCGCACGCGCTCGACGAACCAGGCCGCGCCGCTGGTCTCCTGCAGGCAGCGCTGCTCGATGATGCCGAGGTAGCGGTCGCTCTCCTCCGCCGGCACCCCCCACGAGTCGAGGCCCGCGCGGGCCATCGGCAGGAGGCGGCGTACGACGAGCTCGGTGGCACGCACCTGGCCGATGCCGGGCCAGTAGACCTGGGCGTCGACCCCCGTCTGCGCGGCGACGTGGAAGTTCTCCTCGGCCGCGGAGAACGACATCTGCGACCACAGCGGACGCTCGCTCTCGGCGAGGTAGCGGACCAGGCCGAACCACAGCGCGGCGTTGGCGATCGTGTCGGCGACCGTGGGGCCGGCGGCGAGCAGCCGGTTCTCGACGCGGAGGTGGGGCACGCCCTGGGAGATGTCGTAGACGGGCCGGTTCCACCGGTAGACGGTGCCGTTGTGCAGGCGGAGCTCGTGGAGCTCGGGGGTGCCGCCGGACTCGAGCACCTCGAGCGGGTCCTCGTCGTCGGTGACGGGCAGCAGCGCCGGGAAGTAGCGGACGTTCTCCTCGAAGAGGTCGAACACCGAGGTGATCCACCGCTCGCCGAACCACACGCGCGGTCGGACCCCCTGCGCCTTGAGCTCCTCGCTGCGGGTGTCGGTCGCCTGCTCGAACAGCGGGATCCGGGTCTCGCGCCACAGCTCCTTGCCGAGCAGGTAGGGCGAGTTGGCCGAGACCGCGACCTGGATGCCGGCGATCGCCTGCGCGGCGTTCCAGTAGGCGGCGAACTGGTCGGGCGAGGTCTGGACGTGGAACTGGGTGCTGGTGCAGGCGGCCTCGGGGACGATCGAGTCGGCGGTGGTGGTGAGCCGCTCCCGCCCGGAGATCGAGATCGTGATGTCCTCGCCGCGGGCGGCCAGGATCTGCTCCGACAGGAGCTTGTAGCGCGGGTTCGCGCTCAGCGAGTCGAGGGTCATGTGCCCCTCGGCCAGCGTGGGCAGGATGCCGATCATCACCTGGTGGGCGCCGACCTTGGCGGCCTTGTCCTCGGCGTCGTTGAGCGAGCGCCGCAGGCTGTCCTCGAAGGTCGAGAGCCCCCCTTCGCGCAGCCTGGCCGGGGCGAGGTTGATCTCGATGTTGAACTGGCCGAGCTCGGTCTGGAAGTCGGGGTCGGCGATGGCCTCGAGCACCTCGGCGTTCTTCAGCGCCGGGTCGCCGACCTCGTCGATGAGGTTGAGCTCCATCTCCAGGCCCGTCATCGGGTCGTCGGTGTCGAAGACCGCCTCGCGCAGCATCCGCGCGAAGACGTCGAGGTTGCGGCGCACCTTCTCGCGGTGGTGCGTCCGGTCGGCCCGGCTGAACTCCTGCTGCGCGACCTCTTCTCCCATGTCGGCACCCTAGCCACGTCGACGTTCGGCGCGGAACATCCCCGAGGGGGCGTCTCACGCGCCGCACCGACCTCATGCCGCCGGGTCACCGCTCGCCGTGAGCCGGGGGCGCAGCACCTCCCACTGCGCGGGGCTCGTCGCCGAGTCGAGCAGCTGGGCGACCAGCCCTCCCAGCGAGTGGGTCGGCTCGACCTCGTGGCACCGGTCCACCGCGCACCACGCCAGGGCGCCGTCCCCGGCCAGCCAGGCGCAGAAGCCGAGCACCGCCGCCGCGCCGGCGACGTGCGTCGCCGGCAGCCTGCGCACCGCGTCGGACCACAGCTCGACCGCCGCCCTGGCCTGCTCCCTGCCGAGCCACACCCAGGCCTCGTCGCGCAGCTGCCCCGTGCGCAGGGAGACGGAGACCGCGGCGAGCTCGGCGCCGGAGAAGCGCGTGCCGAGCTCGAGGTGGCGGCGGACCAGGGCGCACAGCGCGCCCGCAGGAAGCTCCGCGGCACCGTCGAGCGTCGGTGCCAGCAGGGACGCCGCCCGGTCGTCGGTCGCGATCGTGGCGCGGAGCGCCTCCCGGCTGGGGTGCGTGACCCGACCCTCGAGCACGCCCTGCGCGGTGAACCGGTGGGAGTCGAGCGAGAACGGCACCCCTTGGTAGGCCGCCAGCGGTGCACCGGGGAGGACGGCGTACCAGTGCTGGTCGTGGACGCGGAGCACCTCGTGCACCCGGATCCCCGCCGCCGTGAACTCCTCGTGGATCGACCAGGCCGCCTCGTCGGCGACCGTGGTGTCGTCGTCGTAGACCAGCACCACCACCTCGCTGACCTGGTTGAGCCGGGCGGGACGCAGCAGCGCCTCGACGAGGTCGTCGACGTCGTCGGGGTCGTGCGGGAGGGTGACGCGGGCATTCATCGGGCCGGGTGCGCCGACGCTGACCATCACCACCGACCGCTCGGGCACGAAGCCGAGGGCGAGGGGCACGAAGGCCGCGAGGTCGTCGGGGGTGCGGGCGCTGAGCCGCGCGCTGGTCAGGGTGCGTTCGATGTCGTCCATGACCGGGACGCTTCCCGCGCCCACCCACGTCCCACGCCTCCGGGTCGACGACCCTGTGGACGAGGGTGGTCCGGCGGCACCTGTGGACGGAAAGTGGCCCACGATCCGTCGTGCGCCGGTGGGGCGTTCCGCGGTTGTCGGTGCCTCCTGATTGAGTGGGTCGGTGCGCACCACCGCGTCGATCCTGCACCTGGACCTGGACGCCTTCTTCGCCGCCGTCGAGCAGCGCGACAAGCCGTCGCTGCGCGGCAAGCCGGTCATCGTCGGCGGCACGGGCGGCCGGGGCGTGGTGTCGACGGCGTCCTACGAGGCACGCAAGTACGGCGTGGGCTCGGCGATGTCGGGTCGCGAGGCACGGGCCCGGTGCCCGCACGCGGCCTTCCTCAGCGGGAGGTTCCACGCCTACCGCGCGACCAGCAAGGCGGTCATGCAGGTGCTGCGCGACCTGTCGCCCCTGGTCGAGCCGCTGTCGCTCGACGAGGCGTTCGTCGACCTCGCCGCCGCCGGGCTGCCGGACCTCGACGTCGCCACCGTGACCGAGGTCGGCGAGCAGCTGCGTGCGCGTGTGCACGACGTCACCGGCGGCCTCACCGCCACGGTCGGGATCGCCTCGTCCAAGTTCCTCGCGAAGGTCGCCAGCGAGCTCGACAAGCCCGACGGCATGACGGTCGTGCCGCCCGGCACCGAGCTCGACCTGCTGCGCCCGATGAACGTCACCGTCATCCCCGGAGTGGGCCCGGCCACCACCGAGCGGCTGCGTCGCGCGGGCATCCACACGATCGCCGACCTCGAGCTGGTCAGCGAGGACGAGCTCGTCCGGCTGCTCGGCCAGGCCCACGGCTCCGGCCTCTGGCAGCTCGCCCGCGCGCAGGACCACCGACCGGTCCTCGCCGAGCGCGAGACCAAGTCGGTCAGCGTCGAGGGCACCTACGACAACGACCTCACCGACCGGCGCCTGATGGAGGGGCTGCTCACCCGGCAGGCGCGGGAGGTCGGCGCGCGGATGCGCAAGAACGGCTACTCCGGCCGCACCGTCACGATCAAGGTGCGCCTCTACGACTTCACCACCCTCAGCCGGTCGAGCACCCTGCCCAGCCCGACCGACGACGGCGGCACGATCGGCCGGGTGGCCCGGTCGCTCCTCGGCGACCTCGACACCACGGGCGGCGTGCGTCTCCTCGGGGTCGGCGTCTCGGGGCTCGCCGACTGGGTGCAGGAGGACCTGTTCGGCGACGAGCCGGACGCCGACGAGGCCGACGAGGTCGTGCTCCCCGAGCCCCCACGCCGCACCTGGCCGCCCGGTGCCGACGTCGTCCACGACGAGATGGGCGCCGGCTGGGTGTGGGGCTCGGGATCCGGCGTGGTCACCGTCCGCTTCGAGACCGCCGACACCCCGCCCGGACCGGTCCGCAGCTATCGCGCCGACGATCCGGCGCTCCACCGCTACGAGCCCCCCGCCGAGGACTGACTAGACGACGCGCAGCTCGACCTCGTCGCCCGGGCGCAGCTGGGCGCACAGGTCGAGGTCGTCGTCCTCGACGACCGCCACCACCGGGTAGCCGCCGGTCGTCGGGTGGTCGGCGAGGAACACGACCGGCTGCCCCGACGGCGGCAGCTGCACCGCTCCGAGCACGATGCCCTCGCTCGGCAGCTCGCCGGCGCGTCGTGGCACCCGAGGGCCGTCGAGCCGCAGGCCGATCCGGTCGCTGTCGGCGGCGACGGCGTACGTCGCTCCGTCGAGCGCGGCCCACGCCTCCGCGTCCATCCAGTCGGCCCGCGGACCGCGGGCGAGGCGCACCACCCGCCCCGGCCGCCGTACGACGACCACGTCCGGCGGCTCCGGCAGCACACCGGGCATCCCGAGGGCCAGCGCCTGCCCGGCGGCCAGCCGGGGTGGGCCCACCCAGGCGAGGGTGTCGGTGGAGCGCGAGCCCAGGACGGGCGGCACGTCGACGCCACCGGCGAACGCGACGTAGGACCGCACCCCCGAGGTGGCGGGCCCGACGACGACGAGGGTGCCGGCGGGCACCGTGACGGGGGCGCCGTGGGCGACGGCGCGCCCACCCGCGCGGACCTCGCACGGCGCTCCGGTGACGGCGAGCGTCACCGCGCGCCGGGTCCGCACCGTGATGCCGCCCATGGTGGTCTCGATGACCGCGTCGTCGGGCGCTCCCCCGACCAGGCGGCGCGCGAGCGCCGCAGCGCCACGGTCGAGCGCGCCGGCCCGGGGCACGCCCAGGTGCGCCCAGCCCCGGCGCCCGCGGTCCTGGAGGGTCGAGAGCGGGCCGGGGTCCACGACCTCGACACCGCTCACCCGGCCACCTCGAAACGCACCCGGGTGCCCGGCGCGAGGAGCGCGGGCTGCGGGAGGTCGGCGTCCCACAGCACGACGTCGGTCGTGCCGACGACCAGCCAGCCGCCGGGCGAGGCGGACGGGTAGATGCCGCACCAGGTGTCGGCCAGGGCGACCGAGCCCGGCGCCACCCGGGCCCGCGGCGACTCCAGCCGCGGGACGGAGCGCTCGGCGGGCAGGCCGGACAGGTAGGAGAACCCGGGGGCGAACCCGCTGAAGAGCGCGACGAGCTCGAGGGAGGTGTGCAGCGCCACCACCTCGTCGGCCGAGCAGCCCCAGTGCGCGGCGACCGCCTCCAGGTCGGGGCCGTCGTAGGTCACCGGGACCCGCACGACCGGCCCGCGTGCCGGCGGGGCGTCCCGGGACCAGTGCGGCAGCGCCGCCGCGACCTCGGCCGGGTCGACGCCGTCGAACAGCACGGTGGTCGCGGCCGGCACGATCTCGTCCGCCGCCGGGCCGCTCTCGCGCGCCCACGTCGCGAGCGACGCCGCCGTGACCGCGTCCTCGACCTCCACCAGGCACGCACGGGCACCGACGCGGACGAGGTTCACGACGACCATTGTTCACCTGCGCGCGGTTGCGGGCGCCGGGGCGGTCTTGGCATGGTCGTGGGCGAAATGGGTGAGGGGCTCCCGACGGTATGAGCGTCAGGAGCCCCTCGTTTCGGTCGGGATGGTGACGTCCGACCCATCTCACCGGCCTTCCGGTCCCCGCCGACCCCGTCACCGGGCCTGCGCGGCGAGCAAGCTCGCCGGGTGGAACTGGTCGTCCGATTCGATCCCCGATCCCGCCGAAGCGGTTCCGGTAGGGAGAGTTCTATGTGGCGCGGGCCACAGCGCGCAAGGGGTCCGGACGACAAACCGCGGGTCCCACAGGGTTCCCCACAGAAGTCGTCACGTTGTCCACCGACCGGCCCCCGCCCTCCACAGCGCGCGGGTCAGCCTGTGGACGACCAACAGGTCTCGACGGTGAGCCCCGCGGCCGCCAGCGACCGTCGTACTGCGCGCGCCGCGTCGACCGCCCCCGGCGAGTCGCCGTGCACGCACACGGAATCGACCGACGCGCTGAGCTCGACGGCCCGGCGGGCCACCTGCGCCGGGTCGGAGACGAGCGCTCCGGGCTGGTCGCGCGGCAGCAGCCCACCGCTCGCTGCGTAGCCGCGGTCGGGGAACCCCTCGAGCCGCACGCCGCGACCGCGGCCTGCGGCGAGCCGGAGCAGCAGCGAGCCGGGCATGCCGAGCACCGGCAGGTCGCCGGAGCCGTCGAGCACGGCCTGCGCCTGGACCTCGTCGACCGCGACCCGGTGGTAGAGCGCGCCGTGCGGCTTCAGGTAGACCACCGCCCCGCCCTCGGACGCAGCGATCTCCGACAGCACCCCCACCTGCTCGGCGACCTGCTCGCGGAGCACGTCGGCGGCGACGTCGAGGGCGACCCGGCCGAAGCCCGCCCGGTCGTCGTAGGACACCTGCGCGCCGAGCGCCACCCCGCGCCGTACCGCCTCGGCGCAGACCGCCCGCATCACCGCCTCGTTGCCGGCGTGGAAGCCGCACGCCACGTTGGCGCTGGTGACCACCTCGAGCAGTCCGGCGTCGTCCGTGACCTCCTCCCCCAGGTCGGCGTTGAGGTCCACGTGACGGGGATCCGAGGAATGCATGTCCCCAGTGTTCCCGGGCACCCCCTGAGAAGTCCCTGAGAGTTCGCGATTCGTGCAACTCACGGGACCACTGGCTCGTCAGTGGAAGTGAAGGCACCGAACATCCGATCGGGAACACCGCATCGAACACTGGTGTTGGACAAGGTGTGCGACACGGGGTGGTCGCACGAGACGCAGGAGGACCAGATGAGCACCGCACAGGCCAAGCGCACCACCACCACTCGTGAGATCGAGGGCCGCGACAGCGTCGGCCTCTACCTCGACGAGATCGCTCGCACCCCGCTCCTCGACGCCGAGACCGAGGTCGAGCTCTCCAAGACCATCGAGGCAGGACTGCTCGCGCAGCACCTGCTCGACACCGGCCGGGTCGGCCGCAAGAAGGGCGGCGCCCCGATGAGCGCCAGCGAGGCCGAGCTCGAGTGGCTCGCCGAGCAGGGCCAGCTGGCCGTCGACCGCTTCATCGAGGCCAACCTGCGCCTCGTCGTGTCGATCGCCCGCAAGTACGGCCGCTCGCAGATGCCGATGCTCGACCTGATCCAGGAGGGCAACACCGGCCTGATCCGTGCCGTCGAGAAGTTCGACTACACCAAGGGCTACAAGTTCTCGACCTACGCCACCTGGTGGGTCCGGCAGGCCATCACGCGCGGCATCGCGCAGCAGGCCCGCGTCGTGCGGCTCCCCGTCCACGTGGTCGAGGAGCTCAACCAGGTCGGCAGCGCCCGTCGCACGCTCGAGCGCCAGCTAGGCCGTGACCCGGAGCCGCAGGAGATCGCCACCGAGCTCGGCATGGACATCGACCGCGTCCTCGACCTGATGAGCTGGGGACGCGACCACGTCTCGCTGGACACCCCGGTCGACGAGGACGGTGACACCTCGCTCGGTGACCTGATGGCGCAGGAGACCTCCCCGGGTCCCGACCTCAACGTCCTCGACGCCGAGGCCAAGCAGCGCCTCGAGGACCTCGTCGGGATCCTCGACGACCGGTCGGCCGACATCGTCCGGGCCCGCTACGGCCTGGCCGACGGTCGCCAGCACAAGCTCGCCGACATCGGTGCCCGCCACGGCATCTCCGCCGAGCGGGTCCGCCAGCTCGAGCGGGAGGCCCTCCAGAAGCTCCGCCGCGCCGGCGACCCCGACCTCGCCGCCTGACGACACCTCCACAGCCGCCGGTCCCCTCGTGGGGCCGGCGGTTGTGTCATGTCCGGTCGCTGGACGGGCAGCCGGGGGCGTGACGTCCCGGACCGGTGACGGATCAGTACGCCGCGGACTCCAGGTCCGCGCTCGCAGCCTGCGCCCGCTCGACCACGTCGTCGGGCACCGGCCGTCGCGCTGCCACCCTGGCCTGCCACATCTGCACCGCGACCACGCGGGCGGCGGCCTCCTCGACGCGCTCGCGCGAGATCTCGCCCGAGGTGATGGCGTCGACGATGATCTGGTGGGTCGTGGCGTTGTCGACCGGCATCAGCAGCAGGTCGGCTCCGGCCTGGAGGGCCTGGAGCGCGGGCGTGGGACGACCGGCGACGGCACCCATGCCGAGTGAGTCGGTGATCGTGACGCCCTCGAAGCCGAGGTCGTCGCGCAGCATCGAGTAGACGGGTGGCGCCATGCTCGCGGGCACGTCGGGCGCGATCGCGGTGAGGTCGAGGTGGCTGAGCATCACCGCGGGTGCGGCGTGCTTGATCGCCGACTCGAACGGCGGCAGGTCGTGCTCCTCGATCTCGGCGAGCGTCGAGTCGACGAGCGGCAGCGTGTCGTGGCTGTCCTGGGTCGCGGTCCCGTGGCCCGGGAAGTGCTTGACCGTCGACACGACGCCGGCGTCGTCGTAGCCCTTGATCGCGGCCCCGACCGCCTGCGAGGCGACCTTCGGGTCCATCGACGGCGAGCGCGCACCGATCGTGGGGTCGGCGGCGCCGATGGTGACGTCGGCGACCGGGGCGAAGACCCACGTGAAGCCGAGGTCGCGCAGCTCGAGCCCGGTCGCGAGCGCAGCCGCGCGGGTCACCCGCCGCCCGAGGCGTGCGTCGGCCTGGACGGCGAGCCCCGCGGACTGGAAGTGCGGGAAGTCGGTGGCGATGCCGCGCAGGTGCGAGACGTAGCCACCCTCCTGGTCGACGCCGATCACCGGCGGGAAGTCGCGGCCGTCGGCGGCCGAGGCGTCGGTGATGGCCTGCGTCGTCGCGAGGACCTGGTCGCGGTCGGTCACGTTGTCGGCGGTGACCGACACCCCGGCGAGGTGGAGGTCCTTCACCATCTGGGCCGGGACCGAGGGGTCCGTACCGTGGTAGCGGCCCACGATGACCTGTCCGGCGAGGCGGTCCGGCGTCCAGGTGCTGACCAGCGCCTGCGCCTGCTCGAGCTCCCCGACGGTCGGGCCCCACGACGTCGGGGTGTCCGGGTCCACAGGCGTCTCGGTGGCGCTCGCCGTGCTGCTCGGAGCGCCGGGCGACGCACTGTCCGACGAGCCCGCGGGCGTCGTGCCCGGGCTCGAGCCGAGGCTCGCGCAACCCCCCGCCAGGAGGACCGCTGCCGCCGCCACGGCCAGGCGAGGGGCCAGGCGGGGACGCAACGTGAGCACGCCCGGAGGCTACCCGCCGGGACCCGACGAACCAGAAACGTCAGGCGCGCGCCGCGAGCTCGGCGTGGATCTCCGCGACCCGGGCCCGGAGCTCGTCCAGCGTGCCCGTGTTGTCGATCACGTGGGTCGCGATGGCCCGTCGCTGCTCGCGGGTCGCCTGGGCGGCGATCCGGCTCTCCGCGTCGGCCAGCGACCAGCCCCGGTCGCCGACCATGCGGGCGACCTGCACGTCCTGCGGCACGTCCACGACGACCACGGCGTCGAAGGAGCCCGCTCGAGCGCCCTCGGCCAGCAGCGGTATGTCGTGCACCACGACCGCGTCCGCGGGAGCCTCGGCCTCGAGCTGCGCACTGCGCCGGTGGACGAGCGGGTGGATGATCGCCTCGAGCCGCTTGCGCGCGTCGGGGTCGGCGAAGACCAGTCGTCCCATCGCCGGCCGGTCGAGGTCGCCCTCGTCGGTCAGCAGCTCCGCGCCGAACTCCGACACCACGTCCGCCAGACCGGGCGTGCCGCGCGCGACCACCTCGCGGGCGATCAGGTCGGCGTCGACGACGACCGCTCCGAGCTCGGCGAACAACGCCGACACGGTGCTCTTCCCCGAGGCGACGCCCCCGGTCAGGCCGACACGGATCACAGTTCCTCCCCCACGACGACGGTCAGGATCTCGTGGAGCGTACGACGCTGGTCGGGCGTCAGCACGTCGAGGACGTCCGCGGACGCCCGGCGTCGTACGACGTCGACCCGGGCGACCAGGTCGCGACCGGCCTCGGTGAGCGCGAGGATCGTCGCTCGACGGTCGGTCGGGTCAGGGGCCCGTCGGGCCCAGCCGCGCTCCTCCAGCGCGTCGGCCACCTCGGTCGCCGACCGCGGCGCGATGTGGAGCTCGTCGGCGAGGGCCGACGGACGCATGCCGTCGGGCCGCGACGCGAGCACCCGCAGCGCCCGGGACTGCGACGGCGTCACCTGCCAGTGCGAGAGCGCCTCGAGATGGGCGCGACGCACACGGCGGGCCACGGCCATGACCAGGTCGCCGGTCTGCGCCTGCGCGGGGTCGGGAGAGTCCACGGGAATACATCCTGCCATGGTGTAGTTGTTACCTCATGGTGAGGTTACCTCACCTCAACCGATCTTCACGTCCGATCTTCCACAGAGAGGAGCTGGTCGCATGGCAGACCACGCACACTCCCCCACCGAGGCCCGGCAGGAGGGCCGCGGACCCCGCGGCTCCCGCGCGGGCCGTCCCGACCCGGCCGACCTCCGCCAGCTCGAGGACTCCCCCGTCTCCCTCGCGCGGATCGCCCGGCTGTTCGCGCCCCACAAGGCCGCGCTCGGCGTCGTCGTCGCACTCATCGTGGTGAGCTCGGCCGTCGGCCTGGCCCAGCCCTTCCTCGTGCGCCACGTCATCGACGACGCGCTGCCGCGCCAGGACGTGGGCCTGCTCCTGGCGCTCGTCGGCGCCATGCTCGGTGTCGCCGTCGTGACCGCCGTGATCGGCGTCGTGCAGACCTGGCTGTCCACCGCGGTCGGCCAGCGCGTCATGCACCGCCTGCGCAGCGACCTCTTCGCGCACCTGCAGCAGCAGTCGCTCGGCTTCTTCACCCGCACGCGCGGCGGCGAGGTGCAGTCGCGCCTGGTCAACGACATCGGCAGCATGCAGGGCGTCGTGACCCAGACCGCCACCTCGATCGCGGCCAACCTCACCGTCGTCGTGGGCACCGCCGTCGCGATGGTCGCCCTCAGCTGGCGCCTCGCGCTGCTCTCCCTCGTCGTGCTGCCGCCGGCCGTGCTGCTGACGCGCCAGGTCGCCCGGATGCGCCACCGGGTCACCGGCGAGCGCCAGCGCCGCCTGGCCGACCTCCACGTCCAGATCGAGGAGGGCCTCTCCGTCAGCGGCGTCCTGCTCACCAAGACCCTCGGCGCCTCACCCCGGCTGACGGCGAGGTTCGAGGAGACCTCCGCCGACCTCGTCGGCCTCGAGATCCGCTCGCGGCTCGCCGGTCGCTGGCGGATGGCCACGATGAACGTCGTCTTCGCCGCCGTCCCGGCCGCGATCTACCTCGCGGCCGGCTTCCCCGTCACGTCCGGCGGGATGACCATCGGCACCCTGGTCGCCTTCATCGCCCTCCAGGGCAACCTGTTCCGCCCGCTCATGGGCCT
It includes:
- a CDS encoding LamB/YcsF family protein, translated to MHSSDPRHVDLNADLGEEVTDDAGLLEVVTSANVACGFHAGNEAVMRAVCAEAVRRGVALGAQVSYDDRAGFGRVALDVAADVLREQVAEQVGVLSEIAASEGGAVVYLKPHGALYHRVAVDEVQAQAVLDGSGDLPVLGMPGSLLLRLAAGRGRGVRLEGFPDRGYAASGGLLPRDQPGALVSDPAQVARRAVELSASVDSVCVHGDSPGAVDAARAVRRSLAAAGLTVETCWSSTG
- a CDS encoding biotin-dependent carboxyltransferase family protein, giving the protein MSGVEVVDPGPLSTLQDRGRRGWAHLGVPRAGALDRGAAALARRLVGGAPDDAVIETTMGGITVRTRRAVTLAVTGAPCEVRAGGRAVAHGAPVTVPAGTLVVVGPATSGVRSYVAFAGGVDVPPVLGSRSTDTLAWVGPPRLAAGQALALGMPGVLPEPPDVVVVRRPGRVVRLARGPRADWMDAEAWAALDGATYAVAADSDRIGLRLDGPRVPRRAGELPSEGIVLGAVQLPPSGQPVVFLADHPTTGGYPVVAVVEDDDLDLCAQLRPGDEVELRVV
- a CDS encoding universal stress protein, which produces MGTVVVGYVPKPEGEAALAAGINEAKLRGSKLVVVNSHRGGQEFDGPAARAAEDEMATIRTTLAESGVEHDIRQLVRGFEPAEDLISIAEANNAELLVIGLRRRSPVGKLILGSNAQRVLLDAPCPVLAVKAQ
- a CDS encoding DUF4192 domain-containing protein; translated protein: MDDIERTLTSARLSARTPDDLAAFVPLALGFVPERSVVMVSVGAPGPMNARVTLPHDPDDVDDLVEALLRPARLNQVSEVVVLVYDDDTTVADEAAWSIHEEFTAAGIRVHEVLRVHDQHWYAVLPGAPLAAYQGVPFSLDSHRFTAQGVLEGRVTHPSREALRATIATDDRAASLLAPTLDGAAELPAGALCALVRRHLELGTRFSGAELAAVSVSLRTGQLRDEAWVWLGREQARAAVELWSDAVRRLPATHVAGAAAVLGFCAWLAGDGALAWCAVDRCHEVEPTHSLGGLVAQLLDSATSPAQWEVLRPRLTASGDPAA
- a CDS encoding DNA polymerase IV, which translates into the protein MRTTASILHLDLDAFFAAVEQRDKPSLRGKPVIVGGTGGRGVVSTASYEARKYGVGSAMSGREARARCPHAAFLSGRFHAYRATSKAVMQVLRDLSPLVEPLSLDEAFVDLAAAGLPDLDVATVTEVGEQLRARVHDVTGGLTATVGIASSKFLAKVASELDKPDGMTVVPPGTELDLLRPMNVTVIPGVGPATTERLRRAGIHTIADLELVSEDELVRLLGQAHGSGLWQLARAQDHRPVLAERETKSVSVEGTYDNDLTDRRLMEGLLTRQAREVGARMRKNGYSGRTVTIKVRLYDFTTLSRSSTLPSPTDDGGTIGRVARSLLGDLDTTGGVRLLGVGVSGLADWVQEDLFGDEPDADEADEVVLPEPPRRTWPPGADVVHDEMGAGWVWGSGSGVVTVRFETADTPPGPVRSYRADDPALHRYEPPAED
- a CDS encoding HhH-GPD-type base excision DNA repair protein, with the translated sequence MGFQITGDPAADKVLDDSAFALLIGMMLDQQYPMEHAFRGPAKVLDRMGTFEPGAIASADPEEFAAMASTPPAIHRFPGSMATRVQEVARIVEETYGGDASRLWTEAADGKDLLKRVMALPGFGKQKAQIFVALLAKRLDVRPDGWEAVVGDYALEGHRSVADVVDADSLQKVRDFKKAKKAAAKASAPTDPA
- a CDS encoding glutamate-cysteine ligase family protein: MGEEVAQQEFSRADRTHHREKVRRNLDVFARMLREAVFDTDDPMTGLEMELNLIDEVGDPALKNAEVLEAIADPDFQTELGQFNIEINLAPARLREGGLSTFEDSLRRSLNDAEDKAAKVGAHQVMIGILPTLAEGHMTLDSLSANPRYKLLSEQILAARGEDITISISGRERLTTTADSIVPEAACTSTQFHVQTSPDQFAAYWNAAQAIAGIQVAVSANSPYLLGKELWRETRIPLFEQATDTRSEELKAQGVRPRVWFGERWITSVFDLFEENVRYFPALLPVTDDEDPLEVLESGGTPELHELRLHNGTVYRWNRPVYDISQGVPHLRVENRLLAAGPTVADTIANAALWFGLVRYLAESERPLWSQMSFSAAEENFHVAAQTGVDAQVYWPGIGQVRATELVVRRLLPMARAGLDSWGVPAEESDRYLGIIEQRCLQETSGAAWFVERVRQRGGADRFDALRRTLLDYRERMHSNEPVHLWD
- a CDS encoding 5-oxoprolinase subunit B family protein gives rise to the protein MVVVNLVRVGARACLVEVEDAVTAASLATWARESGPAADEIVPAATTVLFDGVDPAEVAAALPHWSRDAPPARGPVVRVPVTYDGPDLEAVAAHWGCSADEVVALHTSLELVALFSGFAPGFSYLSGLPAERSVPRLESPRARVAPGSVALADTWCGIYPSASPGGWLVVGTTDVVLWDADLPQPALLAPGTRVRFEVAG